GGGGTAGAGGGCCAGCCACAGCCAGGCCTCAGGTGTCTGGGCCTCCCTGGAGACCCCAGCGGGCCCACAGCCTGTCAGTCAGGATTATGGTGGATGCCAGctggagctcagtaaatattcatggCATCCTGTCCcgtggggcctggggtgggagcaGCAGCACACCAGGAGGCCAGGGGGCTGGTGGCAACCCCTGAAGGGCATCACCTGCCTCTGGCAGTGTTGTCTAGCCCCCCGTGGGCAGCATGCAAGGAGGTGGCCCAGGCAGCCAGGAGCCACCATGGAGCTGGAACCCAGCCACAGACACTGACCTTCTTTGAGGGGACTGGTTggctgactgggaaccaaaccaccTCTTAGAAGATTGCGGTGCCAGGGCCGCCGAACCATAAACATGTAGACCCTTGAGCCCTCCTGCAGTCCCTCTCTGCCCAACCTGTACCTTCCAGGCACCCCAGCATGGGGGCAAAGGTGTCGAAGCTGCAACAGCCTTGCCTCTGAGAGAGAAGCTGAGGCTTCTCTGATGTCCCCTGCCTGCAGAGCGGACAAACATGATAGAGAGTGTTCTGCAGCTGTGGAAGAGGGGGTGTCCAAAGAAGAGGGCCGGTGGACATTCCATAGAGACAAAAAAGTAGCCTGAAGAAATACGAGCCATCTCTGAGAAGGGGTCAGGGACTCTCGCCTTCCCCATCGTCTATATTTCTGGGGTTATTTGTACAGCGAGCGAATTTTGCTTCTTGAGAAGAAATGACAAGGGTGGCCTGTTTCGCATGCAGATGCTGAGCCGGCGCTCCTTTCCCCACAGGCTACAGCATGTTCGCTGTGGGCATTGGGACCTTGCTCTTTGGGTACTGGAGCATAATGAAGTGGAATCGTGAACGCAGGTAGGCCTCGTGCAGGTGAGGGTGGGCATGTGTCTATGGACTTGGTATACGTCAGGGACCCTTGTCAATCCCCTAGGCCTTAGGGACCCAACAAGTCCATTGCTGGATTTTACCCTCGACGATTGACTAGAGAGTGAGGAGCTTGCCTCTAAGAGTTAACCAGGCGCCTCAAGGGTCCTGGTTAGGATAGCCCATTGGGTAGAGGTGGAGAAGTAGCCCAGGAATAGGTTCTCCTAGAAGGCTTTTGTCCATGGTGACCAGGCAGTGATGATATAAGGGCTTCGAAAGCAGATCACGCAAGACAGTGGCCATGCCAGCCACATGGGGTCTGAGGGAACAAGTCCTGCCAGTGGCCTCGGTTCAGACTCTATCTACCTCTGAGCTCCTCTGAAGCCCTGAAGTGGCTCCAACCTGACTGCCTGGGCTCCTCTACCGTGTCCCACCTGTGTCATGTGTTTTAGTGTCTCCCACAAGGCCAAGGGTCTTTGAGGATGGTGCTAGAGAAGGCCCAGCTTGTGAAGGGTGCTCCACATTGTTGAGTGAACTCAGGAGCACCTGGTGGGTGCTGGGTGTTAGGGTCCCTGCATTGGATAGGCAAGACCAAGCCCAGCCTCTCAGGGGGACAGAGTAGTGACCATAGTGTGTGGCTGTGGTGAGGTTAacagcctggggggtggggcagggagaagggttgAAGTTCCTCTACCCCTTTACTGTGCCTCTCTAAGATCCCTGGTGATGTGGGGACAAGGCCAAAGGCCACTCCCTGGGCCACAACATGGCtgttctccctccaccctccagcacaGACAGGGCTGGTGGCTTGGAACATGCTGAAgagcagggagaagaaaggaactgCCTGCCCAGGGCTCACTCCCCAAGGTTATTTTGAGATGAAGGGGACGTGGTTTTGTAAGGCCCATAGCCCCGTGATGAACACTCCCCCTCCTTCACTGCAGTCACAGGCCTGGGCtatttttaggattaaaaaaaagtttttaattgaaaagaaaatgtgaagccAGCAGTCTTGTGGACCAACGCCTGTGCCACCTAGGTATCCATTTGGGCCCACTGCTCAAGCTCTGTCCCACTTGCTTGCCTCTTCCCCAACCACCATCCCATTCATCACCCTGAATATCCAGGGACCATGTTGTCTGCACCCCCCAGCCCGCCCACTAATCTGATCCAAGTGTTGGTTTTGGGGTTTCACAGGCGCCTGCAGATCGAGGACTTTGAGGCCCGCATTGCACTGATGCCGCTGTTGCAGGCAGAGAAGGACCGGAGGTGGGGCCACCAGGACCAGGGTCAGGAGGTCACAGGCCTGAGTTCCTCAGCGTGCAGTGTGGGGACACAGCAAAAATGCACGGGGGGGCTGGCAGCTGCACCCTTGTACACATGGACTGCTGTCACCCTTGGAGAGGGCCCTTACACAAAGTGGATACCCAAGGGGGAGAACAGGAAGGCTTCCTGtaagaggggatggagggatgttGGGGCTGGAGCAAGGGGATAGTAAGAGTTTGCCAGGGAGAGAGGTAAGGAAAGAAAGGGGTCAGTGTGTACAAGGTTGGAAGTGACAGGAGATGATGGGGAGATTGAGCAGGGAGGGGTCTGGCAGGTGCATTAGGCAGGAGTCCCTTGGGGTTCTCaggtctgtcccccacctcccactccatcCTTGGCAGGGTCCTGCAGATGCTTCGGGAGAACCTGGAGGAGGAGGCCATCATCATGAAGGATGTGCCCGGCTGGAAGGTGGGTGCCatgcagggaggagggcagaggtcTAGGCCACTGTAGAAGTGTAGCCTCCCACAGAAAACCTAGGACCCGGACGGGTAGCAGGTGCTgggtgaggagaggagagcagcagCTTCTGTCTGACAGCGTAGCCAGCACCCCCACCTGTACTTGCTTCCCCCTCAGGTGGGCGAGTCTGTGTTCCACACAACGCGCTGGGTGACCCCCATAATGGGCGAGCTGTACGGACTGCGCACGAGTGAGGAGATTGTCAATGCTGCCTATGGCTTCATCTGGTACATGTAGGGTCCGCTCCTCGGCCCCTGgatcccatcccctccccatgGAGACAATAAATGCTCTGGAAATCTGTCTGCCTGTGTCCCAGGGACTGAGTGGCTCAGGGAGGTGAAGCGCCACTGGGTCGGTCACACGTGATGTGGGGTCTCAGGGACTGGACCTGGGGATTTGACAGAAAGCACCAAGCTGGGTGGCCTGAAAAAAAACACCAAGAGGCTGCCCTGGACCTATCATCAGCCTGGACTCCCAAACTTCACTGTTTACCTCTGTTGCGATCCTGTTCAACTGCAGTCCGCAGCTGCAGGCTTCACCAGAACGCAGGGATGGCCAGGGACGTGGAGGAGTGGGGTCGTATGCGTCGGGGGCAAAGGTGCATCCCCTTACTTCCAGGCCAGGATCCCACAGGGGTGCTTGGCCCATCACgacccacctctgcccctctaGACTTTGTTTCCCTGCCAGTAGGGGCATCCCTGGGCGTCCTTACATCCCTGCAACAGCTCAGCTCCTAGCACAAAAGGGTTAAGTCCACCTGCACCTACTGACCAATGGTCGTGCGAGGCGCCTTCTGAttggcaggtgggaggggctggagccTGCTCTGGGATAGCTTAAAAGGCCTAGTCCAGCAGGGTCCCCTGCTGCAAGCACAGGCTTACCTGAGCCATGAGCGCCACAGCCGGCCGGGACCCTGCCGATGCACCAGAGGAGCGGCGTTTCCTCAGGTCAGCCGGGACGAGGTTGCTGCCCTGGACTCGGTGGCCAGGGTGTGACCGGGAGAGCTTGGGGGCATAGCTgggaggggtaatgggggaaggAGCATGGTCCAAAGGGCCTGTTGAATCCGAGGCCCACGCCGCATTTCACTGGAGAGGATGCCACTGCCTCAGAAGCTGCGTTGCCAGGTAAACTGCATCAGCAGCAGATCCCTGCCCCGCTGGTGAATTAGTCATCAGCACTGCCCCTCATTCCTCCATCAGCCCCCATTCCGACCGGGCCCACCTCCCTTTTCCATCTCCCAGGGGCCGTGGaccccccaaccctccttccCCATCTGAACACTGTCTCTCACCTCAGCTCCTCGGATGCTCACTCCACGGCGGCTCGCCTGCTGTTATCACCTTGTCCAGAGAAGGAAacaggcctggggagggaagcCACTGCCTGAGCCAGGGCTAGGGCAGTTTCTGAACACATGGGCCACTTGCAGGGGTCTGGAGCTGGCAGCTATGGCTGTCTCACACCTTGTTCTGAGTCATCCTGTGTGGCATGGGACTGCACGTAGGGCTGTGGACCTCACAATAAACTAGATTTGTTCCACAGTCCCTTGTCTGACCACTTCTGCCCACTCTCCAATCAGCTCTTCTTAAGGCTGATACTGTCTGATGTCCAGATTTTGACTGATAACCAGACTCGGCCTAAACCCCAGCACATCCTAGGCAGAGGGAGATGAATGTTCATGTGGTGTGGGGGACAGTGGGGTGCCTCAGATGCCAGCTGAAGAGTAACAGGGCTCTGTGGGATGGGTGGAAGTGGGGCTCGTGAACAAGGGGAGAGGAGGCAATGAGGTTGGAAACATAATGGAGGGCGTGTAGGAGTCATGAGGGATTTGAATATTCTCTGAATACTGGGGAGACTTAAGGTTTATGAGAGGGTGATGTGATCTGATGTTCACATTTTCAAAGCCCCCATGGCTGGGGTTGTGGAgttggggggcagagggtggcGTAAGACTGCAGCAGGCATCCAGGTAGGAAGTAATGACAGGCTGGCAGGAACAGGCATTAGGGTGGTGTGGGTGGAGAGAAGCAGGTAGAGCTGAGAATACAGGGAGGGTCTGGCACAGGCATCCTGGCTTTTTGGCTTCCTGGAAGCACTTTGGAAGTGTCAGGCCCAGTGCCTCTCTGAAACCAGGTCACCTCAGCCCTTCTGAGGCTGGTGGGCAAATCCTGGGCCTCACAGCCTTTCTCATCTGGGGGATAGGATGAGGGAAGCAAGAAGCACATCCATAACTgagctgccctccccacccctgagtCCACAGTGGCTCTGCCCCAATTTCCACTCATATCCCACCCATAAGGCACCACCCCAGGACCCTAGCCTGGACCACCCTCCTCCCATGGAGTCCCCATTGTCACTAATGACCAGTTAGGCAGGAAGATAATGTTCCAAGTTGTGACCAGAGGCCACagtttggggagagaggaagaagaggagaaatggaCGGTCCTTCCACCCTTCtcatgcaccccaccccccacacccccaactcTGTCCTCCTGTTGGGGCTGCAGCCAGAACTGTCACAAGATGAAGGTGGAGAAATAAGCCATATTCCTGAACACCATTCCCAGGAGCTGGGCTGGCCTGCCCCTCCTGGGGtctgggaggggtggaggtgccTTCCTTTGGCCCCACCAGGAGCTCCTTTCCCCAGCTGGTACTTCAACCTCATCTGACATTGGCTGAAGACAAACAGAGGGTTGGATACAGCTCTGGTTGCTGGGGTCTCAGGGCATGTGACCTCCCTGTCCTCAGTCTTCATCTCTCCCAACTGCCTGGGCCCCCCAGGTGTGTTCCTAACCCAGTTTCTCAGTCTCTCattgctccagccacactggcctcccttcTGCCCCTTATATCTACCAAGCTCACTTCCACCATGAGCCCTTGGCCCTCGCTGTTCTTGCTACCTGGATCACCTCCCGTAGTGCTCTAGGCCAGTTCCTCCAGAAAGCCCTCCCTGACTCCCCATCCCACAGCAGTCCTCatcccccacctcttcccatCCTGCTGCTTAGCTTGATCACACTGCAAAATTGGCTGGAAGGTTGTGGTTTCCTGCTCACGGAATCGAAGGAGGGAATCTAGGTTTCATTCCAACAAACCTCTGCCATCTGTAGATCTTCCTCTGCTGCTTTGTCCACACGTGTCTGTGGCTGTGGAGACAGACACCAAGGGTGTAAGTCCCAGTTTTCCCACTCCTTgcatgaccctgggcaagtctcTTGGCTTCTCTGAGTTGCTGGATATTTTTCCAGCTCTCTGGGTCTGGTTCtatagttattattgttattactaccCTCTGCTGAGCAGGGGCTAGGTACAGCTCCCTAGCAGGAAGGAGTCCTGCCTAGGGGAAGCTGCCATCAGACCACAGACCTTGTCCAGTTGCACAACCTTTGATTCTGGAGTGAGGAACACTTTCCAATCTTCAAAACCAGCTTTCCCTCCGTGGCCACCGAGCCCAGGACCCTCGGAAGGCCCCTAAGCCAGGGCCAGCTTGGTTCCTGATGTTAGAAGGGCCCAACACTTGGTTTAGCACTCTGCCATCTCcatgaaattattaatttttgaacaaggggccccacatttgcatttTGAACTGGCCCTCAAAAATCATCTAGTCCAACCTGCCTTCACTTTTGCAAAGGAGGAAGAAGGCTCGGAAAGATGAAACACACTGGTCGCTCCGTGACTCGACTCCGTAGCAGAGCTTCTCCTCAAGCGGGTTGGCCCCATCTCTCTAGGCACACTTATTTGAATTTCACCATGGTCTTTGAAGAGGGAGCACGTCCGCCTCCCTAAATGAGCTATCAAATGCCTCTGCAGCCTTCACACACCTCCGCTAGGCACTCCAGTCCAGTCAGCCCCCTCCGGTGTCCTGGAGGCCAATCACtggtttcctctgcctgaaacccACCCATCGTCCTCATCAAAGTCCTTCACGTTCCATTTCTCCTCCTGAGTTCTTCCCATCTCGGGGGGCTGGGGGCCTCTGGGGGGCTCAGTCTTCCACTTCGGAAGAACAGAACCAAGATGCGCCACCGTGCCCTTCCTCTACCACGAGAGGGCGCCCGCGCCCCTTCGGCTCAAACCTCCAGTTGTGTGCCAGATTCCGTGCAATCGCTGCTCTGTGGATGGGGAAACAGGTTGGGGAGTGGCGTCAGAGACTGGCTCAGAACATTTCTGACTCTATTTGAGACTCtgtctccatgtctttgtgtctCTAAGCGTCTCTCCCCACTCTGTTCCCCAGCACGGAGGAGGCGGCTGCCCTGGAGCGGGAGCTGCTGGAAGATTATCGCTTTGGGCGGCAACAGCTGGTGGAGTTATGTGGCCACGCTAGTGCTGTGGCTGTGACCAAGGTACCTAACCCCTGACCCTTGACCTTGACCCCAGCCAGACGGCCAGCCCACCAGAGCCAATGCCTAGCTGCATGACCCTCATGGCCGGGATGGTCCATCCCTCAAGAAGCTCCTCTTCGCTTGGGGCCGCCCCAGCCTATCaatcagatggggaaactgaggcccagagaggctcatCACTGGGACAGGCCAGGAAGGGACCCAAGACCTAGGGTGTCAATGAGGGTCAGGGCAGAGACTGAGGCAGCTGCAGGGATAGGTCTGGGGCCCTTGAGGTGCAGACGTGAccgcctggctctgccacttcctggatCTTGGGCATGGAGCACCCCCAAACAATCCTGTGCCACAAGTGGGCAAACAGGCCCAgaagtggggaggggcctgggcagggtctcagggggTGGGAAGCATAGCTGTGTCTGGTTCTGGGCCAACCCCCCGCCACACCACCACCTTGAGATGTCTGCAGGGGACTAGAGAAGAACAGCAACAATGAGGCTGCCACCCAGGGCCTTGCCCCAAACTGCCTCCGAACAAGGGAAGTAAACTGACACCGGGTAATAAACACAAACTCCTTAGAAAAGTGCCCAATAGGGTCAGGGATCCAGCCTGTGATtcttcttctccatttcctccccttcttcccttccttattaccactgtatactttttaaaaactcaatattttttatgtggactcaattttatttttttacttaaatgttcTTATTTCCAAAAGAAACATTTCCTGAGTGAGGTGCCCAAAGGAGAAGGATATAGTGAAAATCTAAGCCAGTGTAGTAAACCCTTGCCTGGCCCTTGGTGACCGACTGTCCGGTTTTTGCCCTGAAAGCCCCAAGTCCAGCTGGAAGCCCCTTGGTTCCAGTCAGCCAGTGTCACCCTTTATGACTCTGGATGTGGCGTGGTGGGTCGCAGGCAGGTCAGGGTCAGTCAAGGGCCTCACTGACACCTTGGGGAGGAGACTAAAAAATGCAACAACTTCCTCTCTGTGAGGTTGGAGGTTAGAGtaggccaggccctgtgcagcCAGGGAGAGCCCCCAACTCAATGGCCTGTCAGAGACATTGTCACTTCTATTTAATAGAGGCAAACGGAgtctgggagagaagagagggctcAGCAAAGAGTGATGCAGAGTCGGCAGGCGGAGACTTGAACACAATGCTTAGCTCCTTCCTGTattaaagagagaggagagacaagCACAGGCCCACAGAGACAGAGTCGGAGAGATACAGACCAaatgcagagacagagacagactagACGGAcagtgagagacacagagagacaggggGTAAAGACAGAAGccaagggagagggacagagagagagagacgggcaCAGCAGGTTGGAAAAATACCTCCCCCCACCAACTTTGGGGCCTCTGGGAGTGCCTGAGGCCTGGAAaatgggcgggggaggggcagccactACAGTGGAAAAAGGTGGAAGAATGTCTGCAACTCCGGCGGAGAATAAACAAACCACAGTCCCGGCTCCAATGGCGGCAGGAGGCAGCTTTCCTGTTCTGTCTTGGCAGAGACTGAGGCAAGGATTCTGCATCTCCAAGGAGTAAACTGAGGCCCCAAGAGGCCCCACCCATCACCCAGAATGCCCCTCCTTTTATCCTGTTCTATTGCCTTCAAGCCCAAGCCCTGTCCCTTCCCcaacctgggcctcagtttcccagcgTGAGCAAAGAGGAATTCCAAGCGCCGCCGTGCCTTTGTCTGTGCCCCCTACAGGTGTTCCCCTTGCCTGCCCTCTCCAGGAAGCAGAGGACAGTGCTGGTCGTGTGTGGCCCAGAGCAGAACGGGGCGGTGGGTCTGGTCTGTGCCCGGCACCTACGGGTGTTTGTGAGTATCGAGGGCCCCCTTGACCTCCGGGGGTCAGCCCCCATCCTGTCCCTGTGGAAGTTGCTTCCTCTTTGTAGTGTCCCAGCGGAACATTGGGACTGGACAAGTCACAGAGTACGCTCAGTGCTTGCCCTGTGCAGGGTCTGCTTCCTGGTACCAGGTCTGGAGGCTTGGCAGGGCCAAGTAGGAGCTTGGGCGGCCTCCACGCTGACCacgtcctgcccaccccccaggagTATGAACCGACCATCTTCTACCCCACACGCTCACTGGATCCCCTGCACCGGGACCTGACCACCCAGTGTGAGAAGATGGACATCCCTTTCCTGTCCTATCTGCCCACAGAGGTCAGCACTCCTCAGCAGCTGAGGGCCAGAGGGGGATGGTGCCCCAAGGCCGCCCCTTACCCTGCCTGTCCTCCCAGGTCCAGCTCATCAATGATGCCTATGGTCTGGTGGTAGATGCCGTGCTGGGCCCTGGCGTGGAGCCCCGTGAGGTCGGGGGCCCCTGCACACGTGCGCTGGCCACGCTCAAGCTGCTGTCCATCCCTCTTGTGAGCCTGGACGTTCCCTCAGGCATGCCAGGCGGAGGGGGGTGCGTCAGGGCCTGGGAGACCCGGGGGCCTCATGTGCTCCAGCTTCTGTTACCCTGGCTTATCTGCCTACTccaagcctcggtttccccagCATGGATGGATGTGCACTCTGGGTATGGCAGAGGGTCACCTGTACCCCTCAGATGAGGAAGACTGAGGCTATTTCCCAGGTGACCCTGTGTCGCCTCCTCACCACACCCAGCCTAACATGCCTGCTGCCCACCCTGGCCCAGTTACCCGGGCAGACGTGAGCTCACTGGGCAAAGGCCTCGCCTGTCCTGGCCGCCGCCCCATGCCTG
This window of the Desmodus rotundus isolate HL8 chromosome 9, HLdesRot8A.1, whole genome shotgun sequence genome carries:
- the NDUFA13 gene encoding NADH dehydrogenase [ubiquinone] 1 alpha subcomplex subunit 13, producing MAASKVKQDMPPPGGYGPIDYKRNLPRRGLSGYSMFAVGIGTLLFGYWSIMKWNRERRRLQIEDFEARIALMPLLQAEKDRRVLQMLRENLEEEAIIMKDVPGWKVGESVFHTTRWVTPIMGELYGLRTSEEIVNAAYGFIWYM
- the YJEFN3 gene encoding yjeF N-terminal domain-containing protein 3, which encodes MSATAGRDPADAPEERRFLSTEEAAALERELLEDYRFGRQQLVELCGHASAVAVTKVFPLPALSRKQRTVLVVCGPEQNGAVGLVCARHLRVFEYEPTIFYPTRSLDPLHRDLTTQCEKMDIPFLSYLPTEVQLINDAYGLVVDAVLGPGVEPREVGGPCTRALATLKLLSIPLVSLDVPSGWDAETGGGSEDGLRPDVLVSLAAPKRCAGRFSGRHHFVAGRFVPDDVRRKFALRLPGYTGTDCVAAL